Proteins co-encoded in one Kutzneria chonburiensis genomic window:
- a CDS encoding lytic transglycosylase domain-containing protein has protein sequence MAYSTPPRTPAGTPYPSPPPRKRRGGEIFGKVFLIALVLALGAGAIYAVNWLSHPKPPVPSGPSGPPPFRVPPLEVARGAAIPGPATPVPAAQTAAPRENFQGWLTRVTYYSDVPERVLLAYAKADLAYQAKNPACHVTWATLAGLGRVESKHGRYGGASVQANGEESRPIIGPALDGSPGFLAVPDTDKGKLDGDTTWDHAVGPMQFAPATWHRWGVRASADGKDPDPQNIDDAAMTAARYMCAMGGDLSVPKNWWDAVLAYNNSTAYGQDVFSNADAYGKVSLGKL, from the coding sequence ATGGCCTACTCGACCCCTCCGCGCACGCCGGCCGGGACGCCATATCCGTCGCCGCCTCCGCGCAAGCGCCGGGGCGGCGAGATCTTCGGCAAGGTCTTCCTGATCGCGCTGGTGCTCGCTTTGGGCGCCGGCGCGATCTATGCCGTGAACTGGCTGAGCCATCCCAAGCCGCCGGTGCCGTCCGGCCCATCCGGGCCGCCGCCGTTCCGGGTGCCGCCGCTGGAGGTGGCCCGGGGCGCGGCCATCCCCGGCCCGGCCACCCCGGTGCCGGCCGCGCAGACCGCCGCGCCCCGGGAGAACTTCCAGGGCTGGCTCACGCGGGTCACCTACTACAGCGACGTGCCCGAGCGCGTGCTCCTCGCGTACGCCAAGGCCGACCTGGCCTACCAGGCCAAGAACCCGGCCTGCCACGTCACCTGGGCCACGCTGGCCGGCCTCGGCCGGGTCGAGTCCAAGCACGGCCGTTACGGCGGCGCGAGCGTGCAGGCCAACGGCGAGGAGTCGCGGCCGATCATCGGCCCGGCGCTGGACGGCAGTCCGGGCTTCCTGGCCGTGCCCGACACCGACAAGGGCAAGCTCGACGGCGACACCACCTGGGACCACGCCGTCGGCCCCATGCAGTTCGCGCCGGCCACCTGGCACCGCTGGGGCGTACGGGCCAGCGCCGACGGCAAGGACCCCGACCCGCAGAACATCGACGACGCCGCCATGACCGCCGCCCGCTACATGTGCGCGATGGGCGGCGACCTGTCCGTGCCCAAGAACTGGTGGGACGCCGTGTTGGCGTACAACAACTCCACCGCCTACGGCCAGGACGTCTTCTCCAACGCCGACGCCTACGGCAAGGTCAGCCTGGGCAAGCTCTGA
- a CDS encoding tetratricopeptide repeat protein — protein sequence MSDSTFEAFRRAEALVSNGRPLDALRELRPVLDAEPDLPSVVQLAGRAYLNSAQFRRAEEAFSRLVEMDPSDHYSLFALGKTLQRQGRHAEAITHLRLAVAMSPLPEYQEALGEVSARLSLRNHPQAGD from the coding sequence ATGAGCGACAGCACCTTCGAGGCGTTCCGACGGGCCGAGGCGCTGGTGTCGAACGGCCGTCCGCTGGACGCGCTGCGCGAACTGCGTCCGGTGCTCGACGCCGAGCCGGACCTGCCGTCCGTCGTGCAGCTGGCCGGCCGCGCCTACCTCAACTCGGCCCAGTTCCGACGGGCCGAGGAGGCGTTCAGCCGACTGGTCGAGATGGACCCGAGCGACCACTACTCGCTGTTCGCACTGGGCAAGACCCTGCAACGGCAGGGCCGGCACGCCGAGGCCATCACCCACCTGCGGCTGGCCGTGGCCATGAGCCCGCTGCCCGAGTACCAGGAAGCCCTCGGCGAGGTCAGCGCCCGCCTGTCGCTGCGCAACCATCCCCAGGCCGGCGACTGA
- a CDS encoding HelD family protein, with the protein MSSPASIPDSQEIDREQEYVSMLYGRLDDLREQTSRRLARVLLETGGTPQARSERDTATAMHSSDLAQYSAVENGLCFGRLDFENGELQHIGRIGIFRTEGDYEPLLMDWRAPAARPFYLATAASPDGVTRRRHIRTRRRNVVGLDDEVLDLAQAVPGRNEGLVGEATLLAAVGASRTGRMSDIVATIQAEQDRIIRSELNGVLVVQGGPGTGKTAVALHRAAYLLYTHRRQLEKRGVLVVGPNSTFLNYISQVLPSLGETGVLLNTVGELYPGLKAVGSEPVEVSAVKGRLVMAEVLQAAVRDRQWVPRDGIEIPHERDTLVLDRKTLADARGRARRSRRPHNAARPVFEREIIGALARLVANRLGSQFLDSDDVADIRAELREDERVMGAIDKLWPILTPEQLLTDLYASEKRLNAAGRGLSQQERQLLRRDPGAEWTPADAPLLDEAAELLGEDDRALKAAAAAKRRQDLAYAQGVLDILDLQDESDPDVLMAVDMLDADALVARVAQSDYLTAAERAADDRTWTFGHVIVDEAQELSEMVWRVLMRRCPSRSMTVVGDIAQTGDLAGTMSWGQALSPYVANRWRLAELTVNYRTPAEIMAVATDVLASLDPDAVPPSSVRDSGLPPWHEKVEDLAEAVPRAVAREEKRLEDGRLAVLVPRSLAGAFAVGGDDLESPVVVLTVGQAKGLEFDSVLLVEPELMLTESPRGANDLYVAMTRATKRLGVLHTGDLPAVLAKLTPFSLDSE; encoded by the coding sequence TTGTCAAGCCCTGCGAGTATTCCGGACAGTCAGGAAATCGACCGAGAGCAGGAATACGTCTCCATGCTCTACGGCCGGCTCGACGACCTCCGGGAACAGACGTCGCGCCGGCTGGCCCGCGTGTTGCTGGAGACGGGCGGCACGCCGCAGGCCCGTTCCGAGCGCGACACCGCGACCGCGATGCACTCGAGCGATCTCGCCCAGTACAGCGCGGTCGAGAACGGCCTCTGCTTCGGACGCCTCGATTTCGAGAACGGCGAACTTCAGCACATCGGGCGAATTGGCATCTTCCGCACCGAAGGTGACTACGAACCGTTGTTGATGGACTGGCGCGCCCCCGCGGCCCGCCCGTTCTATCTCGCCACGGCCGCGTCCCCCGACGGTGTGACGAGGCGCCGCCACATCCGCACCCGCCGCCGCAACGTGGTCGGCCTCGACGACGAGGTCCTCGACCTGGCGCAGGCCGTGCCCGGCCGCAACGAGGGCCTGGTCGGCGAGGCCACGCTGCTGGCCGCGGTCGGCGCCAGCCGCACCGGCCGGATGAGCGACATCGTCGCCACCATCCAGGCCGAGCAGGACCGGATCATCCGCTCCGAGCTCAACGGCGTGCTGGTCGTGCAGGGCGGTCCCGGCACCGGCAAGACCGCGGTGGCCCTGCACCGTGCCGCCTACCTGCTCTACACCCACCGCCGCCAGCTGGAGAAGCGCGGCGTGCTGGTGGTCGGCCCCAACTCGACCTTCCTGAACTACATCAGCCAGGTGCTGCCGTCGCTGGGCGAGACCGGCGTGCTGCTCAACACCGTCGGCGAGCTCTACCCGGGGCTCAAAGCAGTCGGCAGCGAGCCGGTCGAGGTCAGCGCGGTCAAGGGTCGCCTGGTGATGGCCGAGGTGCTCCAGGCCGCGGTCCGGGACCGGCAGTGGGTGCCGCGCGACGGCATCGAGATTCCGCACGAGCGCGACACCCTGGTGCTGGACCGCAAGACGCTGGCCGACGCCCGCGGCCGGGCCCGGCGCTCGCGCCGCCCGCACAACGCGGCCCGGCCGGTGTTCGAGCGGGAGATCATCGGTGCGCTGGCCCGGCTCGTCGCCAACCGGCTCGGCTCGCAGTTCCTGGATTCCGACGACGTGGCCGACATCCGCGCCGAGCTCCGTGAGGACGAGCGGGTGATGGGCGCGATCGACAAGCTGTGGCCGATCCTCACCCCCGAGCAGCTGCTGACCGACCTGTACGCGTCGGAGAAGCGACTCAACGCCGCCGGTCGCGGGCTGTCCCAGCAGGAGCGGCAGCTGCTGCGCCGCGATCCCGGCGCGGAGTGGACGCCGGCCGACGCGCCGCTGCTGGACGAGGCCGCCGAGCTGCTGGGCGAGGACGACCGCGCGCTCAAGGCCGCCGCCGCGGCCAAGCGCCGGCAGGACCTGGCCTACGCCCAGGGCGTGCTGGACATCCTGGACCTCCAGGACGAGTCCGACCCCGATGTCCTGATGGCCGTGGACATGCTCGACGCCGACGCCCTGGTCGCCCGCGTGGCCCAGAGCGACTACCTGACCGCCGCCGAGCGCGCCGCCGACGACCGCACGTGGACCTTCGGCCACGTGATCGTGGACGAGGCGCAGGAGCTGTCGGAGATGGTGTGGCGGGTGCTGATGCGCCGTTGCCCCAGCCGATCCATGACCGTGGTCGGCGACATCGCGCAGACCGGCGACCTGGCCGGCACCATGTCCTGGGGCCAGGCGCTCAGCCCGTACGTGGCCAACCGCTGGCGGCTGGCCGAGCTCACCGTCAACTACCGGACCCCGGCCGAGATCATGGCCGTGGCGACGGACGTTCTCGCCAGCCTCGACCCGGACGCCGTGCCGCCGAGCTCGGTCCGCGACTCCGGATTGCCGCCGTGGCACGAGAAAGTCGAGGACCTGGCCGAGGCCGTGCCCCGCGCCGTGGCCCGTGAGGAGAAGCGGCTGGAGGACGGGCGACTGGCGGTGCTGGTGCCGCGCTCGCTGGCCGGCGCGTTCGCGGTCGGCGGCGACGACCTGGAGAGCCCGGTCGTGGTGCTGACCGTCGGACAGGCCAAGGGTCTCGAGTTCGACTCCGTGCTGCTGGTCGAGCCGGAGTTGATGTTGACGGAGTCCCCGCGCGGCGCGAACGACCTGTACGTGGCCATGACCAGGGCGACCAAACGCCTCGGCGTGCTCCATACCGGAGACCTGCCGGCGGTGCTGGCCAAGCTCACCCCTTTCTCCCTCGATTCAGAATGA